TAGCACAttaatttttatatttttttccaGAGCATGGCATTTTTATAAATTTGTATGTATTCTTTTGTATGGCATTTTATATATTCAGGGTGGCAGTTTTATAAAGTAGCATGACAAATTTCATACTTTTTCAGAGCATTGCATTTTTATAAATTTGTGTGTCATGGCTTTTTTGTATACAGAGGATGGCAGTTTCATCAAAGTAGTACGGTAATTTTCCTATTGTTTTAGGGCATGTCATTTTTATAATTTTGTGTGttttattttgttcatgtcatttTTCATATAGAGGATGACATTTTTAAAGTTTAGCATGACAAAAACAAATTCTAGATCACTCGGCCTTTTGTTTTTATTTCAAAGTCGCGACAATTTAAAGGGGCATTTTTAGGTCTCTGGGGTTCGCCTGGTTGCCCTCCTGGCGAACAACCAGGAACGGTCGCCAGGAGCACAACCGGAACGAATCGGTAGTATCCAACGATCGATCGCTAGGGGAGATCTCCCCTAGCGATCGATCGTTGGATACTAGGGTCCTATTTGTACAGATAAAAAACTACCGAAAGAGCTGGTATGCATAATGTGTGTAAATTATTATAGGCAGCAGATTTAATCCTAGTGACAGCCACTCATTGGCGCGTGGAAACTCGTCTTGAACAATGCATGAAACACTGACCAGGCAAGAGCAGCGCCGAGAAACTTGACTCTTTAGGTCACCAAGGTCATCGCTAATCACGCGGTATCCCAGCTTTTTTTATGCTTGTTTCGCCTAACTCAAGTTGCAAGAGACATGCACTCTGCAAGCGCAGGTTCGCACGTGATCCATTCCATGCGATTGTCAAAGGAAACCTGCATGAAATAACATAGGTAGTAATATCACACACATCTAGATaaagtagatgatgtggcaaacaataaataaataaagagaggaaagtagtaacatagctaattactagtagtatgagtaacatcacacatatcaaggcaagatgtgtgTATAGCAtaataaataaagtgttgcatgttatcacacatatgttactagtctatgttactacctttatAGTAGGGAGTAACATGCCACAATGGATAGTAAcatagtaacatagactagtaacatgcccataTTACTATCTTTATAGCATTCAACGGTCAACCTCCCCACGCCACGCACACCGGCACCGCGAGATCTCGAGGCCGATCAGACGGCCAACGACAGGAGACATGGCATCCGCCGGTCAGCCGCTTGAGCTGACTGTACGCGCGCCCGCTCCAGTGGAAATTCGCGTCCATCTCAACGTGCGCCGCCCACGAAACGCGGCCGTGCCTATTGCATGGCTTCGTCGTCGTCGGTCCGGGACGACCTATAAATATGCAACCCGTAACCCAGACGTAGCAAACAACACACGACACGACCATCTATCTAGTGGCTAGCTAGTGCGAAAAGAAGATGGGGGCTAAGCTCGCAGCGCTCGTCGTCTTGGCCGCGTTCCTCGCCGGGCCGGCGGCGTGCGAGGGCGCCAGCATTTGCTTCAACGGCTGGCTGAGGCTACCCACCTACAACCCGTGGCTCTGTTCTCGCGGCTCCAGGATGAGAAGCCTTCCGCGGCAGCGGGGGCCTTATCCCTCGGGGTTAGGGCTCGGCAACGGCTACTACGACAACAGGTGGTCGAGGTCGTACTGCCCCAGAGCGGAAGGGATCGTGAGGGATGCTGTGAGGGATGCCGTGGCCGCGTACCCTGGCATTGGTGCGGGGCTCATCCGTCTCTTCTTCCACGACTGCTTCGTTCGGGTACACCGTACACACACTGCTCGTCGATTCGTTCGAATACTAACTGCATTGTTCATTAGTCCTTACTTCATGTGCATTATGATCCAGGGGTGCGATGCTTCCGTCCTCCTCACCACGACCAACTCCAATAACAGCGACACGGAGAGGGAAGGCCTTCCCAACAAGAACAGCCTGCGAGGGTTCGAGGTGATCGACGCGGCCAAGGCGGCGATCGAGGCCGCCTGCCCCGGCAAGGTCTCATGCGCCGACATCGTGGCCTTCGCCGCCCGCGACGCGTCCTACTTCCTCAGCAACCGCAGGATCAACATCCAGATGCCAGGCGGCCGCTACGACGGGCGCGAGTCCTTCGCCAACGAGACCGACCAGCTGCCCGGGCCCTTCTCCAATGTCACAGAGCTCCAGGCGACTTTCGCGGCCAAGGGGCTTACCTCAGACGAGATGGTCACGCTCTCCGGCGCGCACACAATCGGCCGCGCTCGCTGCATGTTCTTTTCCAGCCGCTTCTCTGAAATGGACCCGGCTTTTGCCGCAAAGCTCAGGGCCGAGTGCAACGGCAACGACGACACCAACGTGAACCAAGACGATGTCACTCCCTACGTCCTGGATAAGCAGTACTACCGGAACGTGATCGACAGGAAAGTGTTGTTCACCTCGGACGCCGTGCTCAACTCGACGGAAACGATGACGCAGGTGAGAGAAAACGCAAACAGGGCAGGAGCGTGGGAGAGGAAGTTTGAAAGAGCCATGGAGAATATGGGGAAAATCGGGATCAAGGCCAGAGCCGACCAAGGCGCAGAGATCAGGAAAGTATGCTCAAGAGTCAACAACTAAAGTTGGCTAGTAGTAATGCGGGGTGGCTGGCCGGCTCCATGGCGGGATCGCCTGATGGACGAGATGTAACTTCGTCTAGCTACTGTCATTGTTGGTTTTCTCACACTAaaactcgggggggggggggggggggggggtgtttttTGCGATTCAACCTTGCTGCCTTTTATTATCTAAGTGGCCTCAGCTACGACAATGTCACAAATATAATCCGGTGGAATATAAAACCAAGTCTTACATAACTTATTCAGGCAGCCATTTCTAGGTAGTTTATGTGCCGCAGAATTTGCAGTTCGACTAGCCCAAACCACAGTAAATTCATCATGTGAGGAGAGAAGCTCTTTGATCTCTTCGATGAGCGGGCCATACCGGGATCTAGCCAGCTCCGAACTTGACAAAGCCTGCATGACACTCTGGTTGTCTATCTCGACAACAATCTTCCGGGCACCCACCTCGATGGCCAGCTGGATCCCTCTCCTGCACGCCAACAGCTTTGCATGTTCCGGGTCTGCAACGGTAGGGAAAAAAACGACAAAAGCCTCCCACAAACATGCCATGATAGTCACGCACGACCGCTCCACCTTCGACGTTGCTCCATCAATGCTTACCTTTAGCCATCCTTGGACAGGAGGTTGCCAATGCTCCGTTGGCTTTCCTCCCTGTGTGGTTATCGGTGAGGCATGAACACTAGCCCATTCCTCTAGCAGTCTCTAAACACGATCGACCAAGGATCGAGCGTCCTCTATGAGCTTCCCTTGTTTTGTCGCATTCCTCGCAAGCCACATGTGATATATGACCATCAACATCACGCCCTTATCCGCGTCTGTGGCCTTGCCTAACCAATCTAACATCCATAACCTGAGAGATTGCTGTGTATTAATCATCTCTGGCAAGTCGAACACATCGTCTCCCCTGTCCGCATTTATAATAGACCACACATGACGAGCATGCGGACACCTCCAAAATCTGTGAGTAGCAGTCTCCTCTCTTCCACAAACTGGGCCAAGCACACCGGACTTTATGGTTCTTCGCTGAAGTTCTACACCAATAGCTAAGCCGTTCCGAGCTAACCGCCAGGTGTGGATTTTGACCTTCGCGGGTACGTTCGTGTCCCAGAGCTCGAGCCAGCCCTTGTGTTAATAAACACATAAATACACAAGATAATTAGTTGTGTATGTTCTATTTTTTGGTTGTTTCTGCCGATAAAAAACCAATAATGTTTCGACCCGTTAGCTGTCAATCGACTGAGTTCTTATGGGGTCAGTCACTTTTTCGTAGCAAGGGATATACGGCACACAGATTGTGCTAGTTACTTCAGTTAGCTAGCTAGATAGTAGGGGGAAGTCCCCAACTGCTCGCGAGCTCAAACGAGCTAGAATGAACAGTaaataggaaaaataaaaaaaaatctgaatttttttggTGAATTGTAACAAATGTTTTAAGAGCCTGCAAAACTTCACTTTGAAACGACATTTGTGGAAATCGCAGAATAAAAATCAGCACTCGAAAATTCTTTTAAAAATGGCATTTTTGGAGCATCGATTTTTTTGCCACCACTTCAACAAATGTGATTTTATGATGAAATTTCACAGGCACTCAGAATATTTGTCAATGTATCGCacaaaaaatcagaattttttgattttttttcattttttacgGTTTTACTGATCATACGGGCTCATGTGAGCTCGAGCTGAGAATAGCTCCGTCCGGTAGTAGGAGCAAACAAGTAGTAGTAGAATATTAAGAGATGGATCGCGAGGGGTAGATATAGAAGAACTTGCACATGCATGTATGCATCCACATCCACATGAACTATGCATTGCATTTCACATGCTTCGTGTCACTATGCACAGGCGCATGCGCTCGTGGATATTACCTCCGTCCCAAATTATTTGTTTTAGATTTTTCTAGATATGAACGTGTCTAAATACATTTGTACCTAGATAAATCTAAGACAAGTAATTTATCATGCAGAGAGTATGTAGCTAGGGGTGCCTTAACTAATAAAATTAGTGATATTGGTATTAACACTTGATAATAAAATAGAACTAAACATTAAAAAATCAAAATACTGGTTTTTCTAAAGAAGAATGATTAGTGGCTACGGTATTACTCTTTAAGAAGAGTAAAAGAAACAAAGATAAAACAAACAATGAAATTTTCTGCCCATAATTctataatatgcaagaataaacATATAATAGTAGAACTTTCGTAAACAATGAAGTTTACTAAGAAGAAATACATTAGTGGCATTGGCATTATCCATAAATAAAAATgcaaatgcaaataaaataaatcaaatcaaatcaaaataatgaagttttctagCAAAtgatgaattagtggcattggtattacccttaaaGAAGAAAGCAAATGACAAAAACACAATAATGAAGTTTTGTAAGCAATAATGAATTAGTGACATTGATATTACctttaaaaataaaataaaaactaaaacaaaatcaaaatagtgcagttttctaagaaagaaataatacaaaataaaactaaaaaatcATAAGAATGAAGGTTTCTAAGAAATATATAATTAGTGGGATTGATATTACAcattaagaagaaagaaaataaaaattcTGAAACAAACAATAACAAAATTTGCATATAATATACACTAAAATTGAGCTTTTTAAAAATATAAAAGAATAAGCACATTCATAGTGGATTTTTCACAAAAAATAAGTTTCCTTAAAAGGAATGAATTACCCGCATTGGTATTACCCACAACTAAGAAAGAAATTgaaatgaaaataaaaaaatcaaaataataaagttttataaggaagaatgaattagtggcattgatATTACCTTTAAAGAAATAACCGAATGGAATTAAAATGAAAAAACAATCGAAATAAGAATTCTTTTTCTATGGAAAAAAATATGAAGTAGTGGCATTGGTGTACCCTTCGAGAAgaaataaaaatgaaaaaaagaaactaaaaaataaaaaagataaCACACAATTTACAAAGGAACGTTGACATTTATGCCCCTACTTGCGCCCACTCTCAGATTTACCCCTATCATTTTTATGTGCTCAAATTTACCCCTAAAAAGTATTTTAGGTCACGAGAATGCCCTTCCAGCTGGTCAAAGTTCTTTGAccgaaattttgaaaattcataacaaaTTCATATGAACACAGAAGAATGCAAATAAGGTATCAAAATGTTCATAAAAATATCACCTATACGCACATGTCATTTATGTTCATCGCCTACACATGCATTTATTTGCATTCACCCTAATAATTTTTTAATGTTATAAACCCTAAAATGCTTTAAAGAGTGCTTTTGTCATGACTGTAAATGACatgcacatataggtgatgtGTTTATggacattttgatatcttattttgCATTCTTCTGTGTTCATACGAAtttgttatgaattttcaaagttttggtaaAGCAACTTTGACCAGAAGGAAGGGCATTCTTGTGGCCTAAAATGTTTTTtaggggcaaatttgagcacaTCAAAAAAGTTAGCGGTAAGTTTGAGTAGTGGGTTCGAGTTGGGGGCATAAATGTGAATGTCCCATTTGCAAAATATATGCCTTTATGGTATGCAAGGATAAGCTTATAGTAATgaatttttttcatgaaaatgaagTTTTCTAAGAAGAAATGAATTGGAGGAATCAGTCTTAGCCTTAATGAAGAAGAGAAATAAAATTACAACTAGaacaaaatcaaaataatgaagttttctaagAAAGAATGAATTGGTGGCTTTTGTATCACCCTTTACAGATataaaatgaaataaaaactaaaaaaatagGTTATCTAAGAAAAAAATGAATTACTGTCATTAAtattaccctttaagaagaaagaaactGAAAATAAAATCTAAAAAACAAACATCGACAAAAATTGCACGCaatatacaaaaaaattatgccttCTTATAATATGCAAGATAAGCATATAATAGTGGAATTTTCGCTAAGAGAAGATTCGTAAGAAGGAATGAACAAGTGACGTTGGTATTATCtttaaagaagaaagaaaatgaagttaaaactaaaacaaaaataaaaatagttaagaagaagaaaaataaaaaataatgatAAAACTTGTACATACTTTACACAGAAATTACGCATTTTTAAtaatatgcaataataaacataTAATAGAGGAATTTCTCAAAAATAAGTTTCCAAAGAAGGAATGAATTAGTGACATTGGTATTATCctaaagaagaaagaaaatgaaacaagaaataaaaacaaaatcaaaataatgaagtATTGCAAGGAAGAATCAATTAGTGTCATTTGGTATTGTCGTTTAAGAAGAAAGACAATATTTAAAAAATAAAACTTGCACACAACTTTGCACTGAAAATGCAATTTCTAAATATGCAAGGAATAAGCATATAATACTACAATTTCCACATTATACTGTAATTTACACACATGCCGTCTATAGTACCTAGGTGTACAACTTTCCACTCATCCAATAGGCAAAAAATATCCATGTAGAAAAAAGAAAAACCAGCTAAAAACTAATTAAAAAGCAACAGCAgaaaatgcatacaaacaaagAAACAAGCAATGTGTAAGGTGCTTCAAGGCCAATATGAAAACTGACCTAGCGCATACAGGGGCAATTCAAAAAATCAGCCTAAGAAAACATTGACTTACCCCAAATAGGGGCAAGTTAAAAATCGAGACGAAGAAAAAAGAAATGACTTACCGCAAACAGGGGCAAGTCAAAAACCAGCGTAAACAATACAAGGAAAAAAAACAACACGAATCGTGACAGAAGAATCAATGGTCAGAAAATTAACTTGACCAGATTTAAAATTCAGGCGACTTACATATAGCTAAAGTGGATAATGATAGGGAATCCGAAAATTGCATTCATTTTGTAGTTTGTTCATAACAAATGATTGAACTAGTAAATGTTGCTCTCATTTTACTTCAATGCCACAAAAATTGATTCATTATTCGTTAAAGGAATAGTCCTCTCCAAATATATGGGAAGGTTCCAGTATATTTTTAAAACTCGTGGAATATTCTAGAGACCCTAGTGGGTTGTCCCTTGGGCTGACCCATGGGGTGACACCAAACTGGGCCTAAGTGACCCAATAGTTGGGCGCCCCTTGCCTTAGGGGGCAAGCCACTTGTGGCGGCCGCGGTTTTAGGGGTGCACCCCAAGGTGCAGCCGACCCTAGGAGGGGGGGGAGCCCATCCTCTAAGGTAAGCCCCCCCCTCTTGCGCCTATAAATAGTGGAGGGGGCAGCCCCCAATTCCAATATGGAATTGTGCCTCCCCTCCACTCTCTCTACAGttctctgccatcgacgccagGTTGCTCCACCATCTAGTCCCTGGGTAGTTCTTTGTCATGCACGAAGAAGCCTACTAGATTGGTGACTTTGTATGAGTGGATACCGACTGAGGGGTCGTAGTTTTGATCCTTGAACAAGAgactcgcggttgggaggtttaATCTTAGCTGCGAGAATTTGCATCAACATGCTGACCAAGCTCTTCTCTTTGCTACGTAGTTGGTAAATATGAGACCAGACCTATTTGCATCTTCATAGTGATTCTGGGTTTTATTCATATGCCAATTTTTTTCTTCTATTCTACTATATTTCtaaatagtggcatcatgagcgaTCTATGAGTCGATGCAAATTCGATCTAGAGCACATAGGATGTGCGGGCATTGCATAATTTTTTGTGTCCTGGTATTAGATTGGATCTTTTACTCGATTCTCTTTTTGCATCCCTCATATTTGTAGTTTTTTTATCTTGACGACATGGTGATGATTTTGTTACAAAGGCCTGGCTTCCAGTGGTCCATCCAATATTATGCTTCAGTCACTTTGGATCTCACTTTACTtaataaatatattttttgcaaCCAAAAGGGCTTGTAGATGTGGTCTACGCAGGGTCACGCATTTAACAATGTTTAGTATGAGGCTCAAGATTTTTCATTAAATCTTGCATTTCATACACCCCGAAAGTTAAACTAACAAATTGAATAATCATTCTTGATGATAATGTAAGTAGCTAACATTTTGCAACGAAACCCTGGTAGCCACGATAAAATTGCAAAAAAGCAGTTTAGacatgtctaacttgttttgcgGGATTTACATGTGAAGTGGTATAGTCTTCATCATGACAATGAGATTGTATGACATGATATATGTTGTAAATTATTATTTGCTTGAACTGCGTGTCATGGAACGGCATGATGGCATGAACCATATGATTGTCATTTATTTGACCAGCGTGTCAAACTTCCTCCAATGCATTTATTATATTAGCTATAGAGATAACAATAGTTATAATTGCATGGACATGAAGATGACGATCCTGCATCGGTGAACCTCGGTCTTATGCCATACACAAAGAAGGTGCTCTCCACGTAAGGTGTTGAAGGAAGGGGACATGACGTCTGGAAcattccttggcgcgaagggacTATGCCATATCACATAATATTTGTCTGTCATGTTAATCCCTTTTTATGCACCTTGTTTGATGCACGGTAAACGTGTTTTTATAGGGTGATCACTCACACAAATATCAAgcagttagtgttctcccaagtttAGCACCGTCTAGAATGTGTGTCGCTTCGAGGTGTGCCATGTCGCatggtgaaaggatcgatatagttgactagagggggggtgaataggcaactaacaatttttagcttttctttaccaatttaaactttgcatcaaagtaggttgtctagatatgcgactaggtgagcaacctatatgatgccacaacaacaagcacacaagtaAGCAAGAGATGCAACATAATATAAACTTGCACAAGGAAaggtacgagataaccaagagtggagctggtgaagacgaggatgtgttaccgaagttccttccttttgaggggaagtacgtctccgttggagcggtgtggaggcacaatgctccccaacaAGCCACTAgagccaccgtattctcctcacgccctcacacgatgcgagatgccgtgattccactattggtgcccttggaggcggcgcccggacctttacaaacaaggttggggctctctccacaaccgaatttgaggctcccaacgaaaccacggagcttcaccacaatggaatatggctccgaggtgacctcaaccgtctagggtgctcaaacacccaagagtaacaagatttgcaagggattagtggggggaatcaaatttctcttggtggaagtgtagatcgtggccttctcaaccaatccctagaaaatcaacaagtttgattggctagggagagagattgggcaaaaatggagcttagagaaacaatggagcttgggggtgGAAGAGAtagtcaactcggagaagaagactccccttatatagtgaaagaacaaatccaaccgttatccaccaactcagcctgagacacgcggtactaccgcaccaaacaagcggtactaccgcacgcgcccacggtactaccgcgaagagctgcggtactaccgctggcacGACAGAGGCTAGAACCAGCCCAGATGCGCTAAGGCAGGGAGCAGTAGaaccgctggcgcggtactaccgtgccccCTTGCAGTACTACCGCGAGTCAGGACAAGTCTAGGCTGGGAaaggcacggacatataaaaatacatccgtgacTACTTCCGTTGAGTTTTGATccatgcaaaaatccgacacggtactaTCGCAtgcctggagcggtactaccgcgtagggcgcggatgtaaaaaattacatccgcccctacttccgctcatGTTGCTGCAC
The Aegilops tauschii subsp. strangulata cultivar AL8/78 chromosome 3, Aet v6.0, whole genome shotgun sequence genome window above contains:
- the LOC109783790 gene encoding peroxidase 2-like yields the protein MGAKLAALVVLAAFLAGPAACEGASICFNGWLRLPTYNPWLCSRGSRMRSLPRQRGPYPSGLGLGNGYYDNRWSRSYCPRAEGIVRDAVRDAVAAYPGIGAGLIRLFFHDCFVRGCDASVLLTTTNSNNSDTEREGLPNKNSLRGFEVIDAAKAAIEAACPGKVSCADIVAFAARDASYFLSNRRINIQMPGGRYDGRESFANETDQLPGPFSNVTELQATFAAKGLTSDEMVTLSGAHTIGRARCMFFSSRFSEMDPAFAAKLRAECNGNDDTNVNQDDVTPYVLDKQYYRNVIDRKVLFTSDAVLNSTETMTQVRENANRAGAWERKFERAMENMGKIGIKARADQGAEIRKVCSRVNN